A region from the Arachis ipaensis cultivar K30076 chromosome B01, Araip1.1, whole genome shotgun sequence genome encodes:
- the LOC107645906 gene encoding uncharacterized protein LOC107645906 has product MGDVLEETPSSQDDSRPLNPTPEHREVTNQARIASTVHHTNDHVVTDQRHPEKARDKAAQIIQDLCLRVQELEGKLTNREKHNNEHGSQATSRSRSRCGRSPTRRPDKRDGRSASRDHGHEKSSERRYNKKHNRSTSRDLSRQHDSDEDRRYRNTKRTRNDHTIMGATPFTERILRAKLPKGFDKPTDMKYDGTKDPQEHLTAFEAIRDGKLPEFAKIIKEPRRAERDRSPEKDGRNPRTQKQPPRESPEDDPTIIVNVIMGKDISSKSKLTMKKDLKVMAVRNQTPTIAADNTITFLPEDCQHGPSAEDAPFVISARIGTGLVRRILFRTDDGSVGTIHGDREVAAECDNTILALRKKS; this is encoded by the exons ATGGGGGACGTCCTGGAGGAAACCCCCTCAAGTCAAGATGACTCTCGACCGCTTAACCCAACCCCAGAACACCGGGAGGTCACAAACCAAGCAAGAATAGCGAGTACTGTCCATCACACGAACGACCACGTCGTCACGGACCAACGACATCCCGAGAAAGCTAGGGACAAAGCGGCACAGATCATCCAGGATCTCTGCCTTCGGGTTCAGGAGCTCGAAGGCAAACTGACTAATAGAGAAAAACACAACAACGAACACGGAAGTCAAGCAACTTCCAGGTCAAGATCTCGCTGCGGCAGGTCGCCAACCCGACGACCCGATAAGAGAGACGGTCGCAGCGCCTCACGAGACCACGGTCACGAGAAATCGTCGGAACGGCGGTACAACAAGAAACACAACCGCAGCACTTCCCGAGATCTAAGTCGACAACATGACTCAGACGAAGATCGGAGATACCGAAATACCAAGCGCACAAGAAACGACCACACAATAATGGGAGCTACACCCTTCACAGAAAGAATCTTGAGAGCAAAACTCCCCAAAGGATTCGACAAACCGACCGACATGAAGTACGATGGGACCAAGGACCCCCAggaacatctaacggccttcgag GCCATACGAGATGGCAAACTCCCAgaatttgccaaaatcatcaAAGAACCAAGACGCGCGGAAAGAGACAGGTCGCCGGAAAAAGACGGGCGTAACCCGAGAACCCAAAAGCAACCGCCCAGGGAAAGCCCAGAAGACGACCCGACCATCATCGTAAACGTCATTATGGGTAAGGACATATCGAGCAAGTCGAAACtaacaatgaaaaaagatctcaaaGTAATGGCGGTCAGAAACCAGACTCCAACCATTGCGGCCGACAACACGATAACCTTCTTACCAGAGGATTGCCAGCACGGCCCCTCGGCTGAAGACGCCCCCTTCGTCATCTCGGCTAGAATCGGAACAGGACTAGTACGAAGGATACTG TTTAGAACCGACGACGGCTCCGTCGGTACCATCCACGGGGACCGAGAAGTCGCAGCCGAATGCGACAACACCATCCTAGCCCTAAGGAAGAAATCCTGA